A stretch of Pseudomonadota bacterium DNA encodes these proteins:
- the rplV gene encoding 50S ribosomal protein L22, which yields MEVKTLARYIRISPQKVRKLVGAVKGKRVEAVLNELKFMPQKSAGILEKIIRSAVANANQNANMDVDSLVVRNVVADSGPTLKRFAARARGRGTRILKRTTHITVTLADSSS from the coding sequence ATGGAGGTCAAGACGTTAGCAAGATATATACGTATTTCCCCTCAGAAAGTTCGAAAACTGGTTGGTGCGGTTAAGGGGAAAAGGGTTGAGGCAGTTTTGAATGAACTTAAATTCATGCCGCAAAAATCTGCAGGAATACTTGAAAAGATAATAAGATCTGCTGTTGCAAATGCTAATCAAAACGCAAATATGGATGTTGATTCCTTAGTTGTTCGCAATGTTGTTGCAGACAGTGGTCCAACATTGAAACGATTTGCAGCAAGAGCACGCGGCAGAGGAACACGCATACTTAAAAGAACTACACATATTACTGTAACTTTGGCGGACAGTTCGT